A genomic window from Halorubrum trapanicum includes:
- the pstC gene encoding phosphate ABC transporter permease subunit PstC — protein MPSVLTAPGRRAIDALGAQLRRLREFADETEPPALAIISVMTLSLLGTLVGFLAVSNLTIVPFVVFLTAAGVGWFRYQEETAYVIALMMTVSTILILGLIIVFIFRESIPVIRYESATVFGITVPGLRMFIQPNWDAVSPPIRYSMVPMIHGTVMVTLIASAVAAPLGVSAALFLSEIAPATVREVVKPGVEILAGIPSIVYGFIGFTVLGPWASDQFQTTGQGSYLFVGIVVGVMALPTVVSVAEDALSSVPESMKSGSLAMGTTDWQTMTSITLPAAFSGVSAAVLLGVGRAIGETMAATVMLRGVPRLTDPLVNVFYGQETLTSIIARNYGEADGLQMDALFVAGVILFVTVLVISIGAQYIEWRMHERLGGEV, from the coding sequence ATGCCATCGGTACTAACTGCCCCGGGTAGACGGGCGATCGACGCGCTGGGCGCGCAGCTCAGGCGGCTCAGGGAGTTCGCCGACGAGACCGAACCGCCCGCGTTGGCGATCATCTCCGTGATGACGCTGTCGCTGCTCGGTACGCTCGTCGGGTTCCTGGCCGTCTCGAACCTGACTATCGTCCCCTTCGTGGTCTTCCTCACCGCCGCGGGGGTCGGCTGGTTCCGGTACCAGGAGGAGACGGCGTACGTCATCGCGCTGATGATGACGGTGTCGACCATCCTCATCCTCGGGCTGATCATCGTGTTCATCTTCCGGGAGTCGATCCCGGTGATCCGGTACGAGAGCGCGACGGTGTTCGGGATCACGGTCCCCGGGCTCAGAATGTTCATCCAGCCGAACTGGGACGCGGTCTCGCCGCCGATCCGCTACTCGATGGTCCCGATGATCCACGGCACGGTGATGGTGACGCTCATCGCGTCGGCCGTCGCCGCGCCGCTCGGCGTCTCCGCGGCGCTTTTCCTCTCGGAGATCGCTCCGGCCACCGTCCGCGAGGTCGTCAAGCCCGGCGTCGAGATCCTCGCCGGCATCCCCTCGATCGTCTACGGGTTCATCGGCTTCACCGTGCTCGGCCCGTGGGCCTCAGACCAGTTCCAAACGACCGGACAGGGGTCGTACCTGTTCGTCGGCATCGTCGTCGGAGTGATGGCGCTTCCGACCGTCGTCTCCGTGGCGGAGGACGCGCTGAGCAGCGTCCCCGAGTCGATGAAGAGCGGGTCGTTGGCGATGGGCACCACCGACTGGCAGACGATGACCTCGATCACGCTGCCGGCCGCGTTCTCCGGCGTGTCGGCCGCGGTCCTGCTCGGCGTCGGCCGCGCCATCGGCGAGACGATGGCCGCGACGGTGATGCTCCGCGGCGTGCCGCGGCTCACGGACCCGCTCGTCAACGTCTTCTACGGGCAGGAGACGCTGACCTCGATCATCGCGCGGAACTACGGCGAGGCGGACGGGCTCCAGATGGACGCCCTGTTCGTCGCGGGCGTCATCCTGTTCGTTACCGTCCTCGTCATCTCGATCGGCGCGCAGTACATCGAATGGCGGATGCACGAGCGGCTCGGGGGTGAGGTCTGA